From Lolium perenne isolate Kyuss_39 chromosome 5, Kyuss_2.0, whole genome shotgun sequence, a single genomic window includes:
- the LOC127302309 gene encoding MADS-box transcription factor 8 encodes MGRGRVELKRIENKINRQVTFAKRRNGLLKKAYELSVLCDAEVALIIFSNRGKLYEFCSGQSMPKTLERYQKCSYGGPDTALQNKENELVASSRNEYLKLKARVENLQRTQRNLLGEDLGTLGIKELEQLEKQLDSSLRHIRSTRTQHMLDQLTDLQRKEQMLCEANKCLRRKLEESSQQVHGHHMWEQQHGVNLLLGYDQRQSPQQPQHHAGNGFFHPLDAAAEPTLQIGYTQEQLSNSCVTSFMQTWLP; translated from the exons ATGGGGCGGGGCCGGGTCGAGCTCAAGCGGATCGAGAACAAGATCAACCGCCAGGTCACCTTCGCCAAGCGCCGCAACGGACTCCTCAAGAAGGCCTACGAGCTCTCCGTGCTCTGCGATGCAGAGGTCGCGCTCATCATCTTCTCCAACCGCGGCAAGCTCTACGAGTTCTGCAGCGGACAGAG CATGCCCAAAACACTTGAGAGGTACCAAAAATGCAGTTATGGTGGTCCAGATACTGCATTGCAGAATAAGGAGAATGAG TTAGTGGCAAGCAGTCGAAACGAGTATCTCAAGCTGAAAGCCCGAGTGGAAAATTTACAGAGAACACAAAG GAATTTGCTTGGTGAAGATCTTGGAACACTCGGCATCAAAGAACTCGAGCAGCTTGAGAAGCAACTTGATTCATCCTTGAGGCACATAAGATCGACAAGG ACACAACACATGCTTGATCAGCTCACTGACCTCCAGAGGAAG GAGCAAATGCTGTGCGAAGCAAACAAGTGCCTCAGAAGAAAA CTGGAGGAGAGCAGCCAGCAGGTGCATGGCCACCATATGTGGGAGCAGCAGCACGGTGTCAATTTGCTGCTCGGCTACGACCAGCGACAGTCCCCACAGCAGCCGCAACACCACGCCGGCAACGGGTTCTTCCACCCTCTGGACGCCGCCGCCGAGCCCACGCTGCAAATTGG GTACACTCAAGAGCAGCTGAGCAACTCGTGCGTGACGTCCTTCATGCAGACATGGCTACCTTGA